The Breoghania sp. genome has a segment encoding these proteins:
- the tenA gene encoding thiaminase II, with protein MAADEGLFSRLKAAAAKEWGAYTDHAFVRGLGDGTLPEASFRHYLAQDYLFLIHFARAYALAVYKSRSLADMRSAGRTMAALLDQEMALHVRLCAGWGLTPEDLEATPEASATMAYTRYVLEEGMRGDLLDLHVALVPCVIGYWEIGARLAARPGALDPSNPYRDWIAEYAGEAYREVAKEAEDRLDRLAGGTLSEERFADLVRIFRQATKLEADFWQMGLDLAD; from the coding sequence TGGCTGCTGACGAGGGACTGTTTTCGCGGCTGAAAGCTGCCGCCGCGAAGGAATGGGGCGCCTATACCGACCACGCATTCGTTCGCGGGCTGGGCGATGGAACCCTGCCGGAAGCGTCATTCCGGCACTATCTCGCACAGGATTATCTCTTCCTCATCCATTTCGCGCGCGCCTATGCACTGGCCGTCTACAAGTCGCGATCTCTGGCCGATATGCGCTCCGCCGGGCGGACCATGGCCGCGCTTCTCGATCAGGAAATGGCTCTGCATGTCCGGCTATGCGCAGGGTGGGGGCTGACACCGGAGGACCTTGAGGCGACGCCGGAGGCCTCCGCCACCATGGCCTATACGCGCTATGTGCTGGAAGAGGGTATGCGCGGCGATCTGCTCGATCTTCACGTGGCGCTGGTGCCTTGCGTCATCGGCTATTGGGAGATCGGGGCTCGCCTGGCCGCCCGCCCCGGTGCGCTCGACCCGTCCAATCCCTACCGCGACTGGATCGCCGAATATGCCGGTGAGGCCTATCGCGAGGTCGCGAAGGAAGCAGAGGACCGGCTCGACAGGCTTGCCGGCGGGACGCTCAGCGAGGAGCGGTTTGCGGATCTTGTGCGGATCTTCCGTCAGGCGACGAAGCTGGAAGCGGACTTCTGGCAGATGGGGCTCGATCTGGCGGATTGA
- a CDS encoding GGDEF domain-containing protein: MSQRDEYKRTIVYGDTALAYLKKNELAAYPRNYELWYAYSAGFNFALNKAINDILGKKGTVSSEEAQSVYTRFLCPNRLGDRIDSVGSKLSGEIGDVIEIVAESLRAASTYADCLDGVTDQLSKATTHEEFAGVIAGIVNQTRRAADMNRELEGQLQKSREQISSLQESLDAIRFESLTDELTTLANRRHFDESIARAIQNASETNEPLALLLTDIDHFKKFNDTYGHQTGDQVLRLVGLSVKQNIKGQDIACRYGGEEFAVILPRTSLQQAFSVAEYIRKSVMCKELVKRSTGENLGRITISIGVAAFQPGDSDTTLIGRADAALYAAKRGGRNMVRCDMQQEADSAVA, from the coding sequence ATGAGCCAGCGTGACGAATACAAACGCACAATCGTCTATGGCGATACGGCCCTGGCGTATCTGAAGAAGAACGAACTGGCAGCCTATCCGCGTAATTACGAGCTCTGGTACGCCTATTCGGCGGGCTTCAATTTCGCGTTGAACAAGGCAATCAACGACATCCTTGGCAAGAAGGGCACCGTCAGCTCCGAAGAAGCGCAGAGTGTCTATACCCGCTTTCTGTGCCCGAACCGGCTCGGTGACCGGATCGATTCCGTCGGCTCCAAGCTGTCGGGAGAAATCGGCGATGTCATCGAGATCGTGGCGGAAAGCCTGCGGGCAGCCAGCACCTACGCCGACTGCCTGGATGGCGTCACCGACCAGCTGAGCAAAGCCACCACGCACGAGGAATTCGCGGGCGTCATCGCCGGGATCGTCAACCAGACCCGTCGGGCGGCCGATATGAACCGGGAGCTGGAAGGGCAGCTTCAGAAATCCCGCGAGCAAATCTCGTCGCTACAGGAAAGCCTAGATGCGATCCGGTTTGAATCGCTGACCGACGAGCTGACCACGCTCGCCAACCGGCGCCATTTCGACGAGTCCATCGCGCGCGCAATCCAGAACGCCAGCGAGACCAACGAACCGCTTGCCCTGTTGCTGACCGATATCGACCACTTCAAGAAGTTCAACGACACCTATGGTCATCAGACCGGCGACCAGGTGTTGCGGCTTGTGGGGCTGTCGGTAAAGCAGAATATCAAGGGACAGGACATCGCCTGCCGCTATGGCGGCGAGGAATTTGCCGTGATCCTGCCCCGCACGTCGCTTCAGCAGGCGTTTTCCGTTGCCGAATACATCCGCAAGTCGGTCATGTGCAAGGAACTGGTCAAGCGTTCAACGGGCGAGAATCTCGGCCGGATCACCATTTCCATCGGCGTCGCGGCTTTCCAGCCCGGTGACAGCGACACGACGCTCATCGGCCGCGCCGATGCAGCGCTCTACGCCGCAAAGCGCGGCGGACGCAACATGGTTCGTTGTGACATGCAACAGGAAGCCGATAGCGCCGTCGCCTGA
- a CDS encoding DEAD/DEAH box helicase → MSFSNLGLSPKVLEAVAAAGYTQPTAIQEQAIPHALQRRDVLGIAQTGTGKTASFTLPMLTLLEKGRARARMPRTLILEPTRELAAQVEDEFNRLGVNHKLTVALLIGGVSFADQDRKIDRGADVLIATPGRLLDHVERGKLMLQGVEILVIDEADRMLDMGFIPDIERICKLIPFTRQTLFFSATMPPEIQRLTETFLHNPERIEVARAASTTDTVAQSLVSSGSAPYEKRETLRGLLNSAEDLQNAIIFCNRKRDVATLYRSLLKHGFDVGALHGDMDQRSRMQTLDGFRNNEIKLLVASDVAARGLDIPAVGHVFNFDVPVHSEDYVHRIGRTGRAGRKGTAMTIVTEECGKHIEAIQTLIGKEIEWHNEPIDFEAAEADRKSRRRGTRKRGSDKADDSKPVAEKPAASAKSEETAEAPAPRKRRARKEKPEAAAATTEAAAPVQTANDDENHAEPKASEQPRRGKRGGGKSASAENVNGNANANGNGNAGGRERGGKDRNKDRGGKDKPVVGFPDHVPAFILREIRPKKSAS, encoded by the coding sequence ATGAGCTTTTCCAATCTCGGACTGAGCCCTAAGGTTCTGGAAGCCGTTGCAGCTGCCGGTTACACCCAGCCCACGGCCATTCAGGAACAGGCGATCCCGCACGCGCTTCAGCGTCGTGACGTACTTGGCATCGCCCAGACCGGCACGGGAAAGACAGCCTCTTTCACCTTGCCGATGCTGACGCTTCTGGAAAAGGGCCGCGCCCGGGCACGCATGCCGCGCACGCTCATCCTGGAGCCGACGCGCGAACTGGCCGCGCAGGTCGAAGACGAGTTCAACCGCCTCGGTGTCAATCACAAGCTGACTGTCGCTCTTCTCATCGGCGGTGTCTCCTTTGCCGATCAGGATCGCAAGATCGACCGTGGCGCCGATGTCCTCATCGCGACGCCGGGCCGTCTGCTTGATCATGTGGAACGCGGCAAGCTGATGCTTCAGGGCGTGGAAATCCTCGTTATCGACGAGGCCGACCGCATGCTCGACATGGGCTTCATCCCGGACATCGAGCGCATCTGCAAGCTGATCCCCTTCACGCGCCAGACGCTGTTCTTCTCCGCCACCATGCCGCCGGAAATCCAGCGCCTGACGGAGACGTTCCTGCACAATCCCGAGCGCATCGAGGTTGCCCGCGCGGCGTCCACCACCGACACGGTGGCACAGTCGCTGGTCTCCTCCGGCTCCGCGCCTTACGAGAAGCGCGAGACCCTGCGCGGCCTGCTCAACAGCGCCGAAGACCTGCAGAACGCGATCATCTTCTGCAACCGCAAGCGCGACGTGGCCACGCTCTACCGCTCGCTGCTCAAGCACGGCTTCGACGTCGGCGCGCTCCATGGCGACATGGACCAGCGCTCGCGCATGCAGACGCTGGACGGTTTCCGCAACAACGAGATCAAGCTCCTGGTCGCCTCCGACGTCGCCGCCCGCGGTCTCGACATTCCGGCTGTCGGCCACGTCTTCAATTTCGATGTTCCCGTCCATTCGGAGGACTATGTCCACCGCATCGGGCGCACCGGTCGCGCAGGCCGCAAGGGCACGGCGATGACCATCGTCACCGAAGAATGCGGCAAGCATATCGAAGCGATCCAGACGCTGATCGGCAAGGAAATCGAATGGCATAACGAGCCGATCGATTTCGAGGCCGCGGAAGCCGATCGCAAGAGCCGCCGTCGCGGCACGCGCAAGCGTGGCTCCGACAAGGCTGACGACAGCAAGCCGGTGGCCGAAAAGCCTGCGGCATCGGCAAAGTCGGAAGAGACCGCAGAGGCCCCGGCCCCGCGCAAGCGTCGCGCGCGCAAGGAAAAGCCGGAAGCAGCGGCCGCAACAACGGAGGCCGCGGCCCCCGTACAGACGGCAAACGACGATGAAAACCATGCAGAGCCCAAGGCGAGCGAACAGCCGCGCCGTGGCAAGCGTGGCGGCGGCAAGTCCGCATCGGCGGAAAACGTCAATGGCAACGCGAACGCCAACGGCAACGGCAATGCCGGGGGTCGCGAGCGGGGCGGCAAGGACCGCAATAAGGACCGCGGCGGCAAGGACAAGCCCGTTGTCGGCTTTCCGGATCATGTGCCCGCATTTATCCTGCGCGAGATTCGCCCGAAAAAATCTGCCAGTTAG
- the parE gene encoding DNA topoisomerase IV subunit B gives MAAKDDLFAQLESEVSAMKARRKPAAASVATAQTPASQPAQNKAPAARPASLPTPSADDAYTAADIEVLEGLEPVRRRPGMYIGGTDERALHHLFAEVIDNSMDEAVAGHATWIDVRLEEDGSLVVTDNGRGIPVDPHPKFKDKSALEVIMTTLHAGGKFDSKVYETSGGLHGVGVSVVNALSEELVVEVARSRKLYRQTFARGIAQGPLEHLGDTHNRRGTTVRFRPDPQIFGNSARFKASILFKMARSKAYLFGGVEIRWKCAESLLTEKNAPPAEAVFHFPGGLKDFLDETLTGEKRVVDEVFSGKTSKTGSHGAVEWAVAWFAGDGFLHSYCNTVPTPEGGTHEAGLRLALLRGLKAYGELVGNKRAAQITGDDVLTSAGGMLSVFIREPEFVGQTKDKLATGEASRIVENAIRDAFDHWLTASPTQAGRLLDWVIDRAEERLRRRQEKDVARKTAVRKLRLPGKLADCSTSSAAGTEIFIVEGDSAGGSAKQARNRSNQAILPLRGKILNVANAGREKLAANQQLSDLMQALGVGTRNNFREEDLRYERIIVMTDADVDGAHIASLLITFFYREMPQLIEHGHLFLAVPPLYRIAQGDKVRYARDDIHKDELLKTVFTGKGKVEIGRFKGLGEMLPAQLKETTMDPKKRTLLQVRVADGEGEETEKAVDRLMGTKPEARFIFIKENAEFATDLDI, from the coding sequence ATGGCAGCCAAGGACGATCTGTTCGCGCAGCTTGAGAGTGAGGTCTCGGCGATGAAGGCGCGCCGGAAACCGGCCGCGGCTTCGGTCGCGACAGCGCAAACGCCGGCCTCTCAACCCGCTCAGAACAAGGCGCCCGCAGCACGGCCCGCCAGCCTGCCCACACCGAGCGCCGACGATGCCTATACCGCAGCCGACATCGAGGTTCTGGAAGGGCTGGAGCCCGTGCGCCGCCGTCCCGGCATGTATATCGGCGGCACTGACGAACGCGCCCTGCACCACCTTTTCGCCGAAGTCATCGACAATTCCATGGACGAGGCCGTCGCCGGTCACGCCACATGGATTGATGTGCGCCTTGAGGAAGACGGCTCGCTCGTCGTGACCGATAACGGCCGCGGCATCCCGGTCGATCCGCACCCGAAATTCAAGGACAAGTCCGCGCTGGAAGTCATCATGACGACGCTCCACGCCGGCGGCAAGTTCGACAGCAAGGTCTATGAGACCTCCGGCGGCCTCCACGGCGTTGGCGTTTCGGTGGTCAACGCCCTCTCCGAAGAGCTGGTGGTGGAAGTCGCACGCTCGCGCAAGCTCTATCGCCAGACCTTTGCCCGCGGCATCGCGCAAGGCCCGCTGGAGCATCTGGGCGACACCCACAACCGTCGCGGCACGACCGTGCGCTTCCGCCCCGACCCGCAGATTTTCGGAAATTCGGCACGTTTCAAAGCCTCCATCCTTTTCAAGATGGCCCGCTCCAAGGCCTATCTCTTCGGCGGCGTCGAGATCCGCTGGAAATGTGCGGAAAGCCTGCTCACGGAAAAGAACGCTCCGCCCGCGGAGGCTGTGTTCCATTTCCCCGGCGGCCTGAAGGACTTCCTGGACGAGACGCTCACGGGCGAAAAGCGCGTGGTCGACGAGGTGTTTTCCGGCAAGACCTCCAAGACCGGCAGCCACGGCGCGGTGGAATGGGCCGTCGCGTGGTTTGCGGGCGACGGTTTCCTGCATTCCTACTGTAACACCGTGCCCACGCCGGAAGGCGGCACACACGAAGCGGGCCTGCGCCTGGCGCTCCTGCGCGGCCTGAAGGCCTATGGCGAACTGGTCGGCAACAAGCGCGCGGCCCAGATCACCGGCGATGACGTGCTGACCTCTGCGGGCGGGATGCTGTCTGTCTTCATCCGCGAACCTGAATTCGTCGGCCAGACCAAGGACAAGCTCGCCACGGGCGAGGCCAGCCGCATCGTGGAGAACGCAATCCGCGACGCCTTCGACCACTGGCTGACCGCCTCCCCCACACAGGCCGGGCGCCTGCTGGACTGGGTGATCGACCGCGCCGAGGAACGCCTGCGCCGCCGCCAGGAAAAGGATGTCGCGCGCAAGACGGCCGTACGCAAGCTGCGCCTGCCCGGCAAGCTGGCCGACTGCTCCACCTCGTCGGCCGCAGGCACCGAGATCTTCATCGTTGAGGGCGACTCGGCCGGTGGCTCCGCCAAACAGGCCCGCAATCGTTCCAATCAGGCGATCCTGCCCCTGCGCGGCAAGATCCTGAACGTCGCCAATGCGGGCCGCGAAAAGCTTGCCGCCAACCAGCAGCTATCCGATCTGATGCAGGCGCTTGGTGTGGGAACGCGCAACAATTTCCGCGAGGAAGACCTGCGTTACGAGCGCATCATCGTGATGACCGACGCCGACGTGGACGGCGCGCATATCGCCTCGCTGCTGATCACCTTCTTCTATCGCGAAATGCCGCAGCTCATTGAACACGGGCACCTTTTTCTCGCGGTGCCGCCGCTCTACCGCATCGCGCAAGGCGACAAGGTCCGCTATGCGCGCGACGACATACACAAGGACGAATTGCTCAAGACGGTCTTCACCGGCAAGGGCAAGGTCGAGATCGGGCGCTTCAAGGGGCTGGGTGAAATGCTTCCGGCACAGCTGAAAGAAACCACCATGGACCCAAAGAAGCGCACTTTGTTGCAAGTCCGGGTTGCCGATGGTGAAGGCGAAGAGACCGAAAAGGCCGTGGACCGGCTGATGGGCACGAAGCCGGAAGCGCGCTTCATCTTCATCAAGGAAAACGCCGAGTTCGCGACCGACCTCGACATCTGA
- a CDS encoding thioredoxin family protein, with the protein MEGKTASTAAAGVQAFNFRLPATDGKTYTLADIAGPRGTVIAFICNHCPYVKAVVARMVADARSLMAEGVGFAAICSNDAQGYPEDSFSNMARFAAHHEFPFPYLHDEDQIVARAFGAECTPEFFGLTADGVQAYRGRLDSARMGEPEPGAARELVEAMRQIVETGEGPQDQIASIGCSIKWRA; encoded by the coding sequence ATGGAAGGAAAAACCGCATCCACTGCCGCCGCAGGCGTTCAGGCGTTCAATTTTCGCCTTCCGGCCACCGATGGCAAGACCTATACGCTCGCCGACATCGCCGGTCCACGCGGAACCGTCATCGCTTTCATCTGCAACCACTGTCCTTATGTCAAGGCGGTGGTCGCGCGCATGGTAGCCGATGCCCGCAGCTTGATGGCGGAGGGCGTGGGGTTTGCGGCGATCTGCTCCAACGATGCGCAAGGCTATCCGGAAGACAGTTTCTCAAACATGGCGCGCTTTGCCGCGCATCACGAGTTTCCGTTCCCCTATCTGCACGATGAGGATCAGATCGTCGCACGAGCGTTTGGGGCTGAGTGCACGCCGGAATTCTTCGGGCTGACTGCCGATGGCGTTCAGGCCTATCGCGGCAGGCTGGACAGTGCCCGCATGGGGGAGCCTGAACCCGGCGCGGCGCGCGAGCTTGTGGAGGCCATGCGGCAGATCGTCGAAACGGGCGAGGGGCCGCAAGACCAGATCGCGTCCATCGGCTGCTCGATCAAGTGGCGGGCCTGA
- a CDS encoding AI-2E family transporter has product MKNSPLLNLTLALALVLIVGFLLEIGQPILVPVVTAVIAIYVMMTTADALQKLPLLNLLPPALLRAFALVVFVLALYAFAVVVASTVTDMVNAAPGYQENIAHFLSTIEEQFHIDTSAFKDNFIASTFGNWSVRSIILTVLGGFTSIGASAFLIVLYATFLMAERSRFGHRIATALGNRGQADKVEEIIRDINRQIGTYLTIKTLINIILGGASYLILIFLQVDFALFWAIMIALLNYIPYFGSLLAVLFPVVLSVAQTGSLLHTALLAALLVGAQVYVGNFLEPRLVGRQLNLSPFVIVVALSIWSALWGIAGAILAVPMTSVIVIVLASFDETRFIAILLSDRVGDNEKEEA; this is encoded by the coding sequence ATGAAGAACTCACCGCTCCTCAATCTCACGCTCGCTCTCGCACTGGTGCTGATCGTCGGCTTTCTGCTGGAGATCGGACAACCCATTCTGGTGCCCGTCGTCACCGCCGTAATCGCGATCTACGTCATGATGACGACGGCCGATGCCCTCCAGAAGCTGCCGCTGCTCAACCTCCTGCCGCCCGCCCTGCTCAGAGCCTTTGCTCTGGTCGTTTTCGTGCTTGCGCTTTACGCCTTTGCCGTCGTCGTCGCCTCAACGGTGACCGACATGGTCAATGCCGCCCCCGGCTATCAGGAGAATATCGCGCATTTCCTGTCGACGATCGAAGAGCAGTTCCATATCGACACCAGCGCCTTCAAGGACAACTTCATCGCGTCCACCTTTGGAAACTGGAGCGTCCGCTCCATCATCCTGACGGTTCTGGGCGGCTTTACGAGCATCGGTGCCAGCGCCTTCCTGATCGTGCTTTACGCCACCTTCCTGATGGCGGAGCGCAGCCGCTTTGGCCACCGCATCGCAACAGCACTCGGCAACAGGGGACAGGCCGACAAGGTCGAGGAGATCATCCGCGACATCAACAGGCAGATCGGCACCTACCTGACCATCAAGACGCTGATCAACATCATACTGGGCGGCGCCTCCTACCTCATCCTGATCTTTCTCCAGGTCGATTTCGCGCTCTTCTGGGCGATCATGATCGCGCTGCTGAATTACATTCCCTATTTCGGCTCGCTGCTGGCCGTGCTGTTTCCGGTCGTCCTCTCTGTTGCGCAGACAGGCTCGCTTCTGCACACCGCCCTGCTGGCAGCCCTTCTGGTGGGCGCGCAGGTCTATGTCGGGAACTTTCTGGAACCCCGGCTCGTCGGACGACAGCTCAATCTGAGCCCCTTCGTCATTGTGGTCGCCCTGTCCATCTGGAGCGCCCTGTGGGGCATCGCAGGCGCCATTCTGGCCGTGCCGATGACGTCGGTCATCGTCATTGTGCTGGCGAGCTTTGACGAAACCCGCTTCATCGCGATCCTGCTCTCCGACCGCGTCGGTGATAACGAGAAGGAGGAGGCCTGA
- a CDS encoding CmcI family methyltransferase yields the protein MKLVYDEEKNSVSVTKDGETHSFALDTPEAFEAMSHAWLRAGWDTKYVYSFAWFGRPVIQLPEDMIRIQEVIWQIKPTVIVETGVAHGGSLIFYATLFKAMERGKVIGVELALRDHNREAIAAHDLSEWISIVDGSSTAPESVDQVRAMISPEDTVLVILDSNHTREHVLNELRAYADVVTPGSYIVATDGIMEQVAGAPRSADDWKTNNPKQAALDFVKENENFVIEEPEWPFNEGVVRERVTYWPSAYVKRIK from the coding sequence ATGAAACTTGTTTACGACGAAGAAAAGAACAGTGTCTCGGTCACGAAGGACGGGGAAACCCATTCCTTTGCGCTGGATACGCCGGAAGCCTTCGAAGCGATGTCGCATGCCTGGCTGCGGGCCGGGTGGGACACGAAATATGTCTATTCCTTTGCCTGGTTCGGCCGGCCGGTGATCCAGCTTCCCGAGGATATGATCCGTATTCAGGAAGTCATCTGGCAGATCAAGCCGACGGTGATTGTGGAGACTGGTGTGGCCCATGGCGGGTCGCTGATCTTCTACGCGACCCTGTTCAAGGCCATGGAACGCGGCAAGGTGATCGGCGTCGAACTTGCGCTGCGCGATCACAATCGGGAAGCCATTGCGGCGCATGACCTGAGCGAATGGATCAGCATCGTTGATGGCAGCTCCACCGCGCCCGAAAGCGTCGATCAGGTCCGCGCGATGATCTCGCCCGAGGATACCGTGCTGGTCATTCTCGATTCAAACCACACCCGCGAACACGTGCTCAACGAGTTGCGTGCCTATGCCGATGTGGTCACGCCCGGTTCCTACATCGTCGCAACCGACGGGATCATGGAACAGGTCGCAGGCGCGCCGCGCAGCGCGGACGACTGGAAGACCAACAACCCGAAACAGGCCGCGCTCGATTTCGTCAAGGAAAACGAGAATTTCGTGATCGAAGAGCCGGAATGGCCCTTCAACGAGGGCGTGGTGCGCGAACGTGTGACCTACTGGCCGTCGGCCTACGTCAAGCGGATCAAGTAG
- a CDS encoding NAD-dependent epimerase/dehydratase family protein translates to MEQLAADGHETHAVYRDNWPEAGRDLGHVIYTIGLTADFRGRPLETTALHVIRLHEVLSRYDFASLLYLSTTRVYRGAAATGEEADLVARPSVNDDIYNLTKMTGESLCLSLPASTIRVARLSNVYSPRDRSEVFLSSVLRDATTEGAVAFRTAPGSSKDYIYLDDAVSLLANIALSGKERLYNVASGINVSNETIAKTLRDLGVTVSFEDNAPETSFPPIQNDRIRNEFQFKPRNLETMLPAVFHEMQRGDAR, encoded by the coding sequence ATGGAACAGCTCGCCGCGGATGGCCATGAAACCCATGCGGTTTACCGCGACAATTGGCCGGAAGCCGGTCGGGATCTGGGGCATGTCATCTACACCATCGGACTGACGGCTGACTTCAGGGGACGCCCGCTGGAGACAACCGCTCTGCACGTGATCCGCCTCCACGAGGTGCTCTCCCGCTACGACTTCGCCTCTCTTCTCTATCTCTCCACGACGCGGGTCTATCGCGGGGCCGCCGCCACCGGCGAGGAGGCTGACCTCGTTGCGCGCCCGAGCGTAAATGACGACATCTACAATCTCACCAAGATGACCGGAGAGAGCCTGTGTCTCTCCCTGCCCGCTTCGACCATTCGTGTGGCGCGGCTTTCTAATGTCTACAGCCCTCGCGACCGGTCGGAGGTTTTCCTGTCCTCCGTCTTGCGTGACGCGACGACCGAGGGTGCGGTTGCCTTTCGCACCGCCCCCGGTTCCAGCAAGGATTACATCTACCTCGATGATGCCGTCTCCCTGCTGGCCAACATCGCGCTTTCGGGCAAGGAGCGGCTCTATAACGTCGCTTCCGGCATCAATGTGTCGAATGAAACGATCGCGAAGACGCTTCGCGACCTCGGTGTTACTGTTTCTTTTGAAGACAATGCGCCCGAGACTTCGTTTCCGCCGATCCAAAACGATCGAATCCGTAACGAATTCCAATTCAAACCGCGCAATCTGGAGACAATGCTTCCCGCAGTCTTCCACGAAATGCAGCGAGGGGACGCCAGATGA
- a CDS encoding acyltransferase, producing the protein MNEIHPTARISPQADLETSVRGSRLVIGARSMVDSFVKIKFAGGSGDIVIGEGCYLNSGCVLYSGNGISIGDGVLIAANCTLAPATHAFADRDTPIASQGFSPSKGGIEIGDDVWIGVNCALLDGARVGKGAVIAAGSVIRGEIPEYAVFGGSPATFIKWRGV; encoded by the coding sequence ATGAACGAAATTCATCCCACCGCAAGAATCTCGCCGCAGGCCGACCTTGAAACCTCCGTGCGCGGCAGTCGGCTTGTCATCGGCGCACGTTCCATGGTGGATAGCTTCGTCAAGATCAAGTTCGCAGGCGGCTCCGGCGACATCGTCATTGGCGAAGGCTGCTATCTGAATTCCGGCTGTGTGCTCTACAGCGGAAACGGGATTTCCATCGGCGATGGCGTGCTGATCGCCGCCAATTGCACGCTGGCTCCGGCCACTCATGCTTTCGCAGACCGCGACACCCCCATTGCAAGTCAGGGCTTTTCGCCGAGCAAGGGCGGCATCGAGATCGGCGATGACGTCTGGATCGGCGTGAATTGCGCGTTGCTCGATGGCGCACGCGTCGGCAAGGGCGCGGTCATTGCCGCCGGATCGGTCATCAGGGGCGAGATTCCCGAATATGCCGTCTTCGGCGGAAGTCCGGCAACCTTCATCAAATGGCGTGGTGTGTAG
- the rfbC gene encoding dTDP-4-dehydrorhamnose 3,5-epimerase → MRFCKTEIPDVFVVEATPHEDARGAFARLYCPNEFAEAGIAFAPQQVNLSTNVRKHTLRGMHFQPAPYAEAKLVRAVAGRAFDVVVDLRPESPTCGRWIGVELCAKAMNAVFVPQGCAHGFLTLEDDTALLYQMGRIYAPGHGAGYRWDDPAFGIEWPAAPVVISEQDCQWPPYSSRST, encoded by the coding sequence ATGCGGTTTTGCAAGACCGAGATTCCGGATGTCTTCGTAGTCGAGGCGACGCCACATGAAGACGCGCGCGGCGCGTTTGCCCGGCTCTACTGCCCGAACGAATTCGCCGAGGCAGGAATCGCGTTTGCACCGCAACAGGTCAATCTCTCTACGAACGTCAGGAAACACACCCTGCGCGGAATGCACTTCCAGCCAGCCCCTTACGCTGAGGCGAAACTCGTTCGGGCAGTTGCGGGCCGGGCCTTTGACGTGGTGGTCGATCTTCGGCCCGAAAGCCCGACCTGCGGACGCTGGATCGGCGTGGAACTCTGTGCGAAGGCGATGAACGCGGTCTTTGTCCCGCAGGGCTGCGCCCATGGCTTCCTGACCCTTGAGGATGATACCGCGCTTCTCTACCAGATGGGCCGCATCTACGCGCCGGGGCACGGTGCCGGTTATCGCTGGGACGATCCCGCCTTTGGCATCGAATGGCCTGCCGCGCCTGTCGTGATAAGCGAACAGGACTGCCAATGGCCCCCTTATTCGTCACGGAGCACCTGA